The Benincasa hispida cultivar B227 chromosome 9, ASM972705v1, whole genome shotgun sequence genome has a segment encoding these proteins:
- the LOC120087203 gene encoding DEAD-box ATP-dependent RNA helicase 28 codes for MAPSFVFEPPSDEEIDLSEEEEEEEEQEEQEEQEEAEQGGEEEDDEPLSHRRTESPWDFASYSESVADEHARRSTTSVDFKISKLLENRSASFTPTADDDGQSSEEESDRQEDYRPEDDDDGTSNADDSKSFFAPSDGASFHANSFMELNLSRPLIRACEALGYAKPTPIQAACIPLALTGRDICGSAITGSGKTAAFSLPTLERLLYRPKRDRAIRVLILTPARELAIQVHSMVEKLAQFTDIRCCLIVGGLSRKEQEAALRSMPDVVVATPGRMIDHLRNSMSVDLDDLAVLILDEADRLLELGFSAEIRELVRLCPKRRQTMLFSATMTEEVNELIKLSLTKPLRLSADPATKRPKTLTEEVVRLRRMREVNQEAVLLALCSKTFTSKVIVFSGTKQAAHRLKILFGLAGFKAAELHGNLTQVQRLDALELFRKQQVDFLIATDVAARGLDIIGVQTVINFACPRDLTSYVHRVGRTARAGREGYAVTFVTDNDRSLLKAIAKRAGSKLKSRIVAEQSIKKWSEIIEQMEDQVTVILQEEREERALRKAEMEATKAENMIVHQEEIFSRPKKTWFITDREKRLVAKAAKASLEKRKSSGNEALSAQEAEDQRMKEKRRREREKNLPRKKRRKLEAAREMLEEEKQNDKTGGGGENKKGNSGLSLVKLAYRRAKAVKAVKRAVDSGKIVKKQNQKTKKSSHRTQSRSEEMREMFQSDMSEQKQKRRGSGGVGKKKSKHSFKSKSRYKRK; via the exons ATGGCTCCCAGCTTTGTGTTCGAACCCCCCAGCGACGAGGAAATTGATCTctccgaagaagaagaagaagaagaggaacaagaagaacaagaagaacaagaagaagcgGAACAAGGAGGGGAAGAGGAGGATGATGAACCCCTTTCTCACCGTCGCACCGAGTCTCCTTGGGATTTTGCCTCCTACTCCGAGTCAGTGGCTGATGAACATGCCCGTAGAAGCACCACTTCTGTTGATTTCAAAATCTCTAAACTGCTTGAGAATCGTTCCGCAAGCTTCACTCCTACCGCCGATGATGATGGTCAAAGTTCGGAAGAAGAATCTGACAGACAA GAAGATTATAGACCGGAAGACGACGACGATGGAACTAGTAATGCTGATGACAGTAAGTCGTTTTTTGCGCCTTCTGATGGGGCTTCCTTTCATGCGAATTCGTTCATGGAGCTCAACTTGTCGCGCCCACTGATTCGAGCATGTGAGGCTTTGGGATATGCAAAGCCGACGCCAAttcag GCGGCCTGCATACCGTTGGCATTGACTGGACGTGATATATGCGGAAGTGCAATTACTGGTTCTGGAAAG ACTGCAGCCTTTTCACTACCTACTTTGGAGAGGTTACTCTATCGGCCAAAACGTGATCGGGCAATCAGAGTTCTAATCCTAACTCCAGCAAGAGAATTGGCAATCCA AGTTCACAGTATGGTAGAGAAACTTGCTCAGTTTACTGATATCAGATGTTGTCTGATCGTTGGTGGGCTTTCAAGAAAG gAGCAAGAGGCTGCCTTAAGATCAATGCCTGATGTTGTTGTGGCAACTCCAGGACGCATGATTGATCATCTACGTAATTCCATGTCCGTAGATTTGGATGATTTAGCAGTTTTGATACTGGATGAGGCAGATCGTCTTTTAGAACTTGGATTTAGTGCTGAAATTCGTGAACTG GTTCGTCTTTGTCCAAAAAGGAGGCAGACAATGTTGTTTTCTGCTACCATGACAGAAGAAGTTAATGAGCTTATCAAGCTTTCCTTGACTAAACCATTGCGCCTCTCAGCTGACCCAGCTACCAAGAGGCCAAAAACATTGACAGAAGA GGTGGTCAGGTTACGTAGAATGCGTGAAGTGAATCAGGAGGCTGTACTCCTTGCTCTGTGCTCAAAGACATTTACTTCTAAAGTTATTGTATTTAG TGGAACCAAACAGGCTGCTCATAGGCTAAAGATTTTATTTGGATTAGCTGGCTTTAAAGCTGCTGAGCTTCATGGAAATCTTACCCAAGTTCAGCGTCTTGAT GCCTTGGAACTCTTCAGGAAACAGCAAGTTGATTTTCTTATTGCTACTGATGTAGCTGCTCGG GGCCTGGATATTATTGGTGTTCAAACTGTTATAAACTTTGCATGTCCTCGTGATCTCACCAG ctaTGTTCATCGGGTGGGTCGTACTGCAAGAGCTGGTAGAGAAGGATATGCTGTTACATTTGTGACTGACAATGACCGATCTCTTTTGAAAGCCATA GCTAAGAGAGCTGGTTCCAAGTTGAAGAGCAGAATTGTTGCTGAGCAATCCATAAAAAAGTGGTCTGAAATAATCGAACAAATGGAAGACCAAGTGACTGTGATTCTTCAGGAAGAAAG aGAAGAGAGAGCTCTAAGGAAAGCTGAGATGGAAGCAACAAAG GCAGAAAACATGATTGTTCATCAGGAGGAAATTTTTTCACGCCCTAAAAAAACCTGGTTTATAACTGACAGGGAGAAAAGGCTTGTGGCAAAAGCAGCCAAG GCATCTCTGGAAAAGAGAAAGAGTTCAGGGAATGAGGCCCTAAGTGCTCAAGAAGCCGAGGACCAAAGGATGAAAGAAAAAAGGAGGCGTGAGCGTGAG AAAAATTTGCCAAGGAAGAAGCGTAGGAAATTGGAAGCAGCTAGAGAAATGTTGGAGGAGGAGAAGCAAAATGACAAAACAGGA GGTGGTGGAGAAAATAAGAAAGGCAATTCTGGATTGTCACTTGTGAAGCTTGCCTACCGTCGGGCAAAAGCAGTGAAGGCTGTGAAAAGGGCAGTTGACTCGGGCAAGATTGTGAAGAAGCAAAaccaaaaaactaaaaagtcTTCCCACAGAACTCAATCGAGGTCCGAGGAGATGCGAGAGATGTTCCAAAGCGATATGAGCGAGCAGAAGCAGAAACGACGTGGCAGTGGCGGTGTTGGAAAGAAAAAGTCTAAGCATTCCTTCAAAAGCAAGTCAAG GTACAAGCGTAAATAG
- the LOC120086212 gene encoding DNA ligase 1, with protein MGSRRKKKRTVDSDEPSSSSPSSSDDSDSSSMRSRRHHRSGSSRREKDKERESRSRDRERKRKDRNRERDRKRRKKKLRRESKRKRDDYGSESDNESPHSGDSVDSRSDRRKVKIIEPEVIVRQLLKEFPDVGNDLKQLLKMIDDGQAVDISGISERSLAKRLKKLFVSLNLEESQERVFLLPSNVRPTLEVIGPLIETHMEQKSNQVDHSVTVDDKSSPPLNMETTQAREDDMSELAYPDGEASGPKRRMLGPEMPSAELLAAAAKLTEAQTELREAELEEDDELFVGPPPPAMVAEAETANEAERFEEVTRIMDVEGDSPYDILGLNRNLSIENIKKRYWKMSLLVHPDKCSHPQANQAFIRLNNAFKELQDPDKRKALDDKIKFKEEQEQFKVELRGMREAAKWRKSQGISMEGDEELLANMDDEVKVEPKRDEWMTSLPPERKPGMTMQSSRFSKSSKEGRGDTSVWTDTPFDRAQKAKMSYLEAYNEAAALASNEEAKKYSSESALVDKYNQEKRSKSLVEKHREGAKSRGKKKSKQVVEKEDDWVGKHPWKPWDREKDLTAGRKTINFDPENMAQGLGSRFSSGSYQRNFL; from the exons ATGGGCAGTCGGAGGAAAAAGAAGCGTACTGTGGATTCAGACGAGCCTTCTTCATCGTCACCGTCCTCCTCCGATGACTCCGACAGCTCCTCTATGCGGTCGCGCCGCCATCACCGCAGTGGCAGTTCTAGAAGGGAGAAGGACAAGGAACGAGAGTCGAGGAGTAGAGATAgggagaggaagagaaaagatAGGAATAGGGAGAGAGATAGAaagaggagaaagaagaaaTTGAGAAGGGAGAGCAAGAGAAAGAGGGATGATTATGGATCTGAGAGTGATAATGAATCACCCCATTCAGGGGATTCTGTTGATAGCAGGTCTGATAGACGGAAGGTGAAAATTATTGAGCCTGAAGTGATTGTACGCCAGCTGCTGAAGGAATTTCCTGATGTTGGGAACGACTTAAAACAG CTTCTCAAGATGATTGATGATGGACAAGCTGTTGATATTAGCGGAATTTCTGAAAGGTCTTTGGCCAAGCGTTTGAAGAAGCTGTTTGTTTCATTAAATCTTGAAGAGTCTCAAGAAAGGGTATTCTTACTACCTTCCAATGTCCGTCCCACTCTGGAAGTTATTGGACCACTTATTGAGACTCATATGGAACAAAAGAGCAACCAGGTTGACCATTCTGTAACTGTGGATGATAAGTCGTCACCACCTTTGAATATGGAAACCACACAAGCAAGAGAGGACGATATGTCAGAATTGGCATACCCAGATGGTGAAGCCAGTGGTCCTAAAAGAAG GATGCTTGGCCCTGAAATGCCATCAGCTGAGCTGCTTGCTGCTGCAGCAAAACTAACCGAAGCACAAACTGAGCTTAG GGAAGCTGAGTTGGAGGAAGACGATGAGTTATTTGTCGGGCCTCCACCACCTGCTATGGTTGCAGAAGCTGAAACAGCCAATGAGGCAGAACGGTTTGAAGAG GTTACAAGAATTATGGATGTTGAGGGAGATAGTCCATACGACATATTGGGATTGAACCGAAACCTTTccattgaaaatattaaaaagag GTACTGGAAAATGTCACTTTTGGTGCATCCAGACAAATGCTCTCATCCTCAGGCTAACCAAGCTTTTATTCGATTAAATAATGCTTTCAAGGAATTACAAGATCCTGATAAG CGGAAGGCACTGGAtgacaaaattaaattcaagGAGGAACAGGAGCAATTTAAA GTTGAATTAAGAGGGATGCGTGAGGCTGCAAAATGGAGAAAATCACAAG GAATATCAATGGAGGGTGATGAAGAACTCCTTGCCAACATGGATGATGAAGTTAAAGTAGAACCCAAAAGAGATGAATGGATGACCAGCCTTCCTCCTGAAAGAAAG CCTGGCATGACTATGCAATCTTCTAGATTCAGCAAGAGCTCCAAGGAAGGTCGTGGCGACACGAGTGTTTGGACTGATACGCCTTTTGACAGAGCTCAGAAAGCAAAGATGAG TTACTTGGAAGCATACAATGAAGCCGCTGCACTTGCTTCAAATGAAGAAGCGAAGAAATATAGTTCAGAGTCAGCTTTAGTGGACAAATATAATCAAGAAAAACGCTCTAAATCGCTTGTAGAGAAGCACCGTGAAGGTGCAAAAAGCCGTGGAAAGAAAAAATCGAAGCAGGTGGTGGAGAAAGAAGACGACTGGGTGGGAAAACATCCATGGAAGCCTTGGGATCGTGAGAAGGATTTAACTGCTGGTAGGAAGACCATAAATTTTGATCCTGAGAACATGGCTCAAGGCTTAGGTTCAAGGTTTTCCTCAGGAAGCTACCAAAGGAATTTTCTTTAG